The genomic window CCGCCGGGACGCCAGTCCTCCCGGCGCAGCTCGTACTCCACCTCACCGTGCTCCGTCCCCGGGATCGGGTCGTCCCAGGTCAGGTGGAAGGTGCGGACGTACCGCAGGCCCGCCTTCGCCATCACCCGCCGCGACGCCACGTTGACCGCCATCGTCTCCGCCCAGACCCGCCGTACTCCCGCGGTCCCGAGGGCGTGCCGGACCAACGCCCGCGAACCCTCGGTGGCCAGGCCCGACCCCCAGGCCGACCGGCGTAGCCGGTAACCCAGCTCGGCCTCCGTGCCGTCGTCGGAGGGGGTGAGCGCGAACCAGCCCAGAAATTGCCCGGTGACCCGGTCGAGCGCCGCCCAGCGGCCGAGGTCAGGATGGCGGTCGTACTGCGCGAGGGTCCGGGTCAGCTGCTCCCGGATGGTCTCGACCGGGGTCGGCCGGCCGTTGGTCAGGAAGCGCATGACCTCCGGGTCGCTGTCCAGCTCGACCAGGTGGCCCACGTCGTCCACGGTCAACCGGCGCAGCCGCAGCCGCCCGGTCTCCAGCAGCACGCGGTCGTCGTCTCCGAGCATGGCCGGATGATGCCGCGCCGACGCCGGCCCGGCGAGGGAATATCCGTCACTCCGTCGCACCGCCACCTCGGCAACGTGGCGTCGTCCGGCCGGCCGGGGCCCGGTCAGGGGTGGGTCATCCGGAGCAGGTCGAGGGCCTCGTCGAGCTGGCTCTCGGAGAGCTTGCCGGAGTCGACGTGGCCGCGGGCGATGACCACCTCGCGGATGGAGATCTGCTTCGCCAGCGCCTCCTTGGCGATCGAGGCGGCCTCGTCGTACCCGAGGTGACGGTTGAGCGGGGTGACGATCGACGGCGAGCCCTCCGCGTACGCGAGACAGACCTCGGCGTCCGCGACCAGGCCGACCACCAGTCGGTCGGCGAAGAGCCGGCTCGACGCGGCCAGCAGCCGGATCGATTCGAGCAGGTTCCGGCCCATCACCGGGAGCATCACGTTCAGCTCGAAGTCGCCCTGGCTGCCGGCGAAGGCCACCGCGGCGTCGTTGCCGATCACCTGGGCGCAGACCTGCCGCATCGCCTCCGCGACCACCGGGTTCACCTTGCCGGGCATGATCGACGAGCCGGGCTGGAGGTCGGGGATGCGCAGCTCGCGCAGGCCGGCGCGGGGACCGGAGCCCATCCAGCGGATGTCGTTGGCCATCTTGTAGAGCCCCACGGCGATGGTGCGCAGCTGCCCGGAGGTCTCCACCAGCGCGTCCCGGGCGCCCTGCGCCTCGAAGTGGTTGCGCGCCTCGGTCAACGGCAGGCCGGTCGAGCCGCGCAGCTTCTCGATCACCTTCGCCGCGAAGCCGAACGGGGTGTTGATGCCGGTGCCCACGGCGGTGCCGCCGAGCGGCAGCTCGGCCAGCCGGGGCAGCGCGGACTCCAGCCGCTCCATCCCGTAGCGGACCTGGGCGGCGTAGCCGCCGAACTCCTGGCCCAGGGTGACCGGAGTGGCGTCCATCAGGTGGGTACGCCCGGCCTTGACCACGGTCTCGAACTCGGCCGCCTTCTCCTCGAGCGCCCCGGCCAGGTGCCGGAGCGAGGGGATCAGATCCTCCACCACGAACTGGGTGGCGGCCAGGTGGATCGAGGACGGGAAGACGTCGTTGCTGGACTGCGAGGCGTTGACGTCGTCGTTCGGGTGCACGGGACGACCCAGCTCCCGGCTGGCCAGGGTGGCGATCACCTCGTTGGTGTTCATGTTGGACGAGGTGCCCGAGCCGGTCTGGAAGACGTCGACCGGGAACTGGTCGTCGTAGCCGCCGTCGGCCACATGCGCGGCGGCGGTGGCGATCGCCTCGGCCACGTCCGCGCCGATCACGCCCAGCTCGCCGTTCACCTGGGCGGCGGCGCCCTTGATCTGGGCCAGCGCCTTGATCTGGGCCGGTTCCAGGCCCCGCCCGGAGATCGGGAAGTTCTGCACCGCGCGCTGGGTCTGCGCCCGCCACAGCGCCTCGGCGGGCACCTCGACCTCGCCCATCGAGTCGCGTTCGATCCGGTAGCCGGTCGCCTCTGGAGTCGTCACGCGTACCATCCTGCCGCGCCCGCCGCCGACTCGCAGATGATCGCTCAGTCCAGCTCGGCGAGGAGCCGGACGACCTCCTCGCCGTCCGACGACCTCACCTGACGGAACAGCTCCAGCGCCCGGGTCCAGTGCGACCGGGCCGCCGCCGGGTCGGTGTCCCGCAGGCACCGGGCGATCCCGTCCAACGCCCGGGCCAGCTCGTAGCGGGCACCCAGCCGGGTGGCATCGGTGAGCACCCGGCGGTGCAGGTCCAGCGCGCTGGCCGCGTCCCCCTGGTCGCGCATCGCCCGGGCCAGCAGGTTGCGGGACGCGCACTGGCCGATCCGGTCCCCCACCTCGGTCATCTCGACCAGCGCCTCGCGGTGCCGGGCCGCCGCCGCGTCCGGCCGGCCCAGCGAGCGCTCGATCGCCCCCAGCTCGTTGAGCAGCTCGCCCACCCCGTAGTGGTTGCCGATCCGGCGCTTCCAGCGCAGCGCCACCTCCAGGCGGCGCACGGCGGCCCCGGCGTGCCCGAGCCGCGCCCGGGCCATCCCGACATGCCCGATCCCGTTGGCCACGTCGTGCAGCGTGCCGACGTCGCGGGACAGCGCGAGCTGTCGGCGGGACACCAGCAGCGCCTCCTCGGGACGCCCGGCCATCAGCAGGATCGCCGCCTTGTTGGTGAAGAGCGCCACGGTCCCCCGGGCGTGGCCGGCAGCGCGCAGCAACACCAGCGCCCGGTCCAGGTGGCTGAGGGCGCTCGCCATGTCGCCACTGATGGCGCAGACGATCGCGGCGTTCTTGTGGGTGCCGGCCTGGGCGATTCGGTCTCCCAGCCGCTCCCGGAGCCGCAGGGCGGTCTCCATCGAGGTGAGCGCCTCCCGGTAACGGGCGAGGCGGTAATAGCCGGACGCGAGATAGTTGTGCATCGTCGCCACCGCGTCGTCGTCGCCCGAGCGCTCGGCGGCGCGCAGACCGATGGTGTGGGCCTCGATCAGCTCGTCGAGGTGGCCAGCGGCGAACCAGTAGCTCCAGCAGGCCCGCGCCAACTGCCAGCAGTACCGGAGCTGACCCTCCTCCTCGGCCAGTCGTGCCAACGCGACCAGCGTGGTGCGGTTCTCGTCGAGCCAGTCGAGGCCCTGCGACCGACACACCTCGATCAGGTCGGGGCGGGCCACCGGGGAAAGGGGCAACGCCGCCGCGCTGGCCGAGCGGTCGACCAGACGGGCGAGTTCGGCGCCGGCGTGCAGGTGGAAGTTGAGCAGCCGCTCCACCGCCGCCGGCCGCTCCACCGCGGCGTCGGGCTCCGCCAGCCGGTGCCGGGCGAAGTCCCGGACCAGGTCGTGGAAGCGGAACCGGCCCGGTTCCGGCTCGTCGGCGAGGTGCGCGTCGACCAGGCCGTCCACCAGGTCCTGCGCCTCGGGCAGCGGCAGGTCGGCGAGCGCCGCCGCCACCCGGTTGTCGAAGAAGCCCCCTGGATGCAGCGCCAGCAACCGGAACATCCGCTGCATGGCCGGACCGATCTGCGCGTACGAGAGGGCGAAGGCCTGACCGACGGAGCGTTCGCCGGCCGACAACTCGGTGAGCGCATCGCGGCCGGCGACGAGGCGGTCCGCCAGGTCCCGGACCCGCCATCGTGGCCGGTGGGCGAGCCGGGCGCCGGCCACCCGGATCGCCAGCGGCAGGTGACCGCAGCGACGGACCACCTCGGCGGCCGCCTCCGGCTCGGCGGCCACCCGGTCGGCCCCCACCACCCTGCCGAGCAACTCGACGGCCTCTTCCGGATCCAGCACGGCCAGTGACGACGGCTTGCCGCCGTCCAGCCCGGTGAGCCGGCGGCGGCTCGTGATCAGGGTGAGGCAGTCCCGGCCGTTGGGGAGCAGCGGCGCGACCTGGGCGGCCCTGGCTGCGTTGTCGAGGACGACGATCGCCCGTCGCCCGGAGAGCTCGCTGCGCCACAGGGCCGCGCGCTCGTCGGAGTCGGCGGGGATGCGCTCGCCGGACACGCCGAGCTGGCGGAGCAGGCCGGCCAGGGCGGCGGCCGGCGACACCGGCTCGCGGTCGCTGTGGCCGTGCAGGTCGATGAAGAGCTGCGCGTCGGGGTAGCGCGGCGCCAGGGCGGTGGCCAGGTGCACCGCGAGGGTGGTCTTGCCGCTGCCCGCCATGCCGTCGATCAGCTGGATCCGGACCGCGTCGTCCTCGATCTCCTTCACCAGCCGCGCCACCGTCTGCTGCCGGCCGGTGAAGTCGCTGATCGCCCGGGGCAGGGAGCGGACCGGCGCGAGGGGCGCCTCCTCGGAGCCCGTCAGGGCCAGATCGCCGGCGAGCACCCGCTGGTGCAGCTCCTGCAACGCCCCGCCAGGCTCGATCCCCAGTTCCTGGGCGTAGGTCCGGCGACCCTCCCGGTAGACGCCGAGGGCGTCGGCCTGCCGACCGACCGCGGAGAGAGCGAGCATCAACTGTCCCCGCAGCCGCTCCCGCAGCGGGCTCTGGTCGACGCTCTCGGTCAGCTCGTCAATCAGGTCGGCCGCCTGTCGCAGCCGCAGCTCGACGTCGAC from Micromonospora kangleipakensis includes these protein-coding regions:
- a CDS encoding AfsR/SARP family transcriptional regulator, which translates into the protein MRFGILGPLRVGGGEATVTAGRDRVVLAMLLLRVGRVVPLEELVDAVWEERPPATARAQLQICVSRLRQRLAALGVPPEIIVTDPVGYGIRIEPADLDAEVFARGVEAARAAVVAGQPTEARQHYRTALALWHGPALSGIPSRSVRRRAQLLDEQRLSVLEECVDVELRLRQAADLIDELTESVDQSPLRERLRGQLMLALSAVGRQADALGVYREGRRTYAQELGIEPGGALQELHQRVLAGDLALTGSEEAPLAPVRSLPRAISDFTGRQQTVARLVKEIEDDAVRIQLIDGMAGSGKTTLAVHLATALAPRYPDAQLFIDLHGHSDREPVSPAAALAGLLRQLGVSGERIPADSDERAALWRSELSGRRAIVVLDNAARAAQVAPLLPNGRDCLTLITSRRRLTGLDGGKPSSLAVLDPEEAVELLGRVVGADRVAAEPEAAAEVVRRCGHLPLAIRVAGARLAHRPRWRVRDLADRLVAGRDALTELSAGERSVGQAFALSYAQIGPAMQRMFRLLALHPGGFFDNRVAAALADLPLPEAQDLVDGLVDAHLADEPEPGRFRFHDLVRDFARHRLAEPDAAVERPAAVERLLNFHLHAGAELARLVDRSASAAALPLSPVARPDLIEVCRSQGLDWLDENRTTLVALARLAEEEGQLRYCWQLARACWSYWFAAGHLDELIEAHTIGLRAAERSGDDDAVATMHNYLASGYYRLARYREALTSMETALRLRERLGDRIAQAGTHKNAAIVCAISGDMASALSHLDRALVLLRAAGHARGTVALFTNKAAILLMAGRPEEALLVSRRQLALSRDVGTLHDVANGIGHVGMARARLGHAGAAVRRLEVALRWKRRIGNHYGVGELLNELGAIERSLGRPDAAAARHREALVEMTEVGDRIGQCASRNLLARAMRDQGDAASALDLHRRVLTDATRLGARYELARALDGIARCLRDTDPAAARSHWTRALELFRQVRSSDGEEVVRLLAELD
- a CDS encoding GNAT family N-acetyltransferase, producing MLGDDDRVLLETGRLRLRRLTVDDVGHLVELDSDPEVMRFLTNGRPTPVETIREQLTRTLAQYDRHPDLGRWAALDRVTGQFLGWFALTPSDDGTEAELGYRLRRSAWGSGLATEGSRALVRHALGTAGVRRVWAETMAVNVASRRVMAKAGLRYVRTFHLTWDDPIPGTEHGEVEYELRREDWRPGGHERPAALRAR
- a CDS encoding class II fumarate hydratase, producing MVRVTTPEATGYRIERDSMGEVEVPAEALWRAQTQRAVQNFPISGRGLEPAQIKALAQIKGAAAQVNGELGVIGADVAEAIATAAAHVADGGYDDQFPVDVFQTGSGTSSNMNTNEVIATLASRELGRPVHPNDDVNASQSSNDVFPSSIHLAATQFVVEDLIPSLRHLAGALEEKAAEFETVVKAGRTHLMDATPVTLGQEFGGYAAQVRYGMERLESALPRLAELPLGGTAVGTGINTPFGFAAKVIEKLRGSTGLPLTEARNHFEAQGARDALVETSGQLRTIAVGLYKMANDIRWMGSGPRAGLRELRIPDLQPGSSIMPGKVNPVVAEAMRQVCAQVIGNDAAVAFAGSQGDFELNVMLPVMGRNLLESIRLLAASSRLFADRLVVGLVADAEVCLAYAEGSPSIVTPLNRHLGYDEAASIAKEALAKQISIREVVIARGHVDSGKLSESQLDEALDLLRMTHP